One window of the Marmota flaviventris isolate mMarFla1 chromosome 2, mMarFla1.hap1, whole genome shotgun sequence genome contains the following:
- the Erh gene encoding enhancer of rudimentary homolog, with product MAVAESVSPLAAGNEYTSMVQKAFLRRASDDFLRLLSRGLAVGGVVAELVCGGSIDPGCSKEEFGAMSHTILLVQPTKRPEGRTYADYESVNECMEGVCKMYEEHLKRMNPNSPSITYDISQLFDFIDDLADLSCLVYRADTQTYQPYNKDWIKEKIYVLLRRQAQQAGK from the exons ATGGCTGTAGCCGAGTCAGTATCTCCTCTAGCTGCCGGAAATGAGTACACCTCTATGGTCCAAAAGGCTTTTTTGCGTCGCGCTTCCGACGACTTCCTGCGGCTTCTCTCGCGGGGATTGGCTGTTGGCGGCGTTGTGGCTGAGCTCGTGTGCGGCGGCAGTATCGACCCCGGCTGCAGCAAAGAAGAGTTTGGCGCGATG TCTCATACCATTCTGCTGGTACAGCCAACCAAGAGGCCAGAAGGCAGAACTTATGCTGACTATGAATCTGTGAATGAATGCATGGAAG GAGTTTGTAAAATGTATGAAGAACATCTGAAGAGAATGAATCCCAACAGCCCCTCTATCACATATGATATAAGTCAGTTGTTTGATTTCATCGATGATCTGGCAGACCTCAGCTGTCTTGT TTACCGAGCTGATACCCAGACATACCAGCCTTATAACAAAGACTGGATCAAAGAGAAGATCTACGTGCTCCTTCGTCGGCAGGCTCAACAGGCCGGGAAATAA